The following nucleotide sequence is from Archocentrus centrarchus isolate MPI-CPG fArcCen1 chromosome 18, fArcCen1, whole genome shotgun sequence.
ctttctgaatttGCACCTTAAATCAGCAACACagtgttatttgagtgtgttATTAGCAGCCAGAAGCCTGTAGTCTATAAGACCACTGAAATCTCAAATCTCAGTGATTTAAAGTCAAAACATCAAATTCACATAGCAAAAACACCCCAAAATACACTGCCCTGCAAAGAACAATAGTTAACAATGGATGAAAGAAGCAAGGTTCACCAAAACATCGATTAATCACagcaaaataacaataaaaaaaaaacgctgtaggtaatataaaaaatttttttttttttttttttccagctataAGCGGAGTCTGTACACTTCGCAGTCAGTTAGCGATGAAGAGTAAAGTTCCAAAATAGTCCTTAAATCCAACACGGCAAAAGAAAACTTCTGGCGTACTTCTTGTAATATATATGGAAGCTCgtttccgccactaaaaaaaaaaaaatcgccatccataactcaaaattttgagttattaactcgaaattttgagttaataactcgaaatttcgagttagcaAAGCCAATCAAGATGCGTGGTGATGgtacgtcatttccttgttacggAAATAAAACCCGGAAGACACCAGTTATCAATGCTACAGCTAAGCTACCAGTACAGATCCGATCATGAATGAGCAAATTGCTAAGTACTTTCAGCGAGGATTTACAAACGATGAAATCCTTGCGTTATTAGCTGAATCACATGGCATCATTATCAGCAAACGCACCCTCGAAAGGATCTTACACAAGAACAGACTTTGGCGCAGAAAGAACAAAACTGAGGTGGAAGAGGTGGCGGCTTTTATACAAGCGCAACTGGAAAACTCAGGTCAGTCACATGGATATCGCTGGATGCACcagaagtgttggatgaatgGAATTGtgactgacagagaaacagtTCGTCTTCTGCTCCGTTTACTCGACGGTGAAGGTGTGGATTTAAGGTCCCGTAGACGACTGCGGAGGCGAGTGTATCATAGCAGAGGCCCCAACTATGTGTGGCACATCGACGGATACGATAAGCTTAAGCCATTTGGAATTGCAATAAGTGGATGTATTGACGGCTTCTCAAGGAGCGTTATATGGCTTGAAGCTTACAAGACAAATAATGACCCCAGAGTGATTGCTGGTTACTACATGGATGCCGTGATTCAACATGGTGGATGCCCTGATCGAGTGAGATTAGATTTAGGAACAGAAAACGTCCATGTGGCCCAGATGCaaaggtttttacatttttcagacaGTGATTCAGAAACTGATCATGTCACTTTTGGAGCAAGTACAGGAAATCAGCGTGTTGAAAGATGGTGGCTAATCTTACGTAGTCAGTGTGTCCAGTACTGGATCGACCTGTTTGACAAACTAAGAGAGGATGGACACTTCTCAGACTCGTTCTTGGACAAATCATTGGTCCAGTTCTGCTTTCTTCACATTATACAGGTGAGTTTACCTACTGATATCTGTTGTAACTGACTGTTTTAGCAGCATACATGGCCTTTGGCATATTGCTGAAATACTGTATACATTAAAGTACACATGAAAATTATAGTTTTAAATCtgatctctttttttcagataaatatattaaaatgaatatcaAGGTACACATATTACAAATTCATTATGTGGGTTTATATGTGTCTCTGAAATTGATCATTTATAGTGGGCCAAAACTAATAAATAAGAATTCAAATCCCCATATTATACATATACAGTTttagctaaaaataaattaaaatgcatacaTCATGATCTAAGCCACAACTGTGCCTATGTATATACATTAACATgttgtgcattgtactgtgtataactgtgcatgtgacaaataaacactatcttaatcttaatcttaaaaatagtgaAATTAGAACAAAGTTTGCATTACAAAGGTACAATAATGGTGTCACGTAATCTAACATAATTTATGCAGAAGTTAGTTGTTTTTTGtacatgtttaaattaaaaatgttacttgtgtgtatttttgtcatcAAGGAGGAATTAAACGAAGTTGCTTTGGCTTGGAACGACCACAGAATACGCCCAGTCCACAACTCCCGCAGTCCTCATGGTCGACCGTCTTTTATGTATGCCCTCCCAGACATCTATGGAGCGAGAGACTGTCTCCAGCATGTCAATATGGAGAAAGTTGAAGCCTGCCTTGAAGAATGTGTGTTCAAAGACTTTCCATGTGATGAGGATGTCTTTCATCTCTGTGTAGAACTGATGGCTGAACATGCTCTGGGCttcacaaatgatgtgtttgatACAGTGGATCTGTATGTACAACTAAGGCAGCTCATGCTTGCTCAGTTGGAGACATTGCCTTAAAGGTTATACCTATTTATGCATTTGACAGAGCTGTTGAAAGCACATGTCCTTTAACCTTTGTGCTTCCTTAGGAACAGTTAGTCCTCTGGcttagaagaataaaaattaaaaaaaaaaaaagtaattcacactgtatagtatatagagtatagtgtatagtgtgaattactttttttttttttttttattcttcttatttatatgtgtgtgtatatatggttgcaggtacaaaatacatttcactgtgcattgtactgtgtataactgtgcatgtgacaaataaacactatcttaatcttaatctagtctttttttttgttgttatttctaCAGTAATTGTTGTCTGCACAAAGAGAACATCCCAGTTTTTTCATGTACAAAGGCTTAAATCTTACACATGCTGCCTGTCAAACCTGGTATTTGGAGATCATTAAGGTAAAGTGATATGTCTCATGGTGGATTTATGATTTTAGCTTtctgaagatattttttttaatccttgttCACTTGTATCTCATTTTTGATgtctcttaattttatttttttctgataatgTTAAATTACTAATTTGGTTGTCTAGATTTTCTATATAAAAAATCTAGCTTATAGATGAGCTTAACTAAGCAAGGTGATGATTGTCtgtccaaaaatatatataaaaatgaactgagctCTGTCATTGTAGTCTCCTTGAATACTTTATTATAATACACAAATCTCAAAAACAGGGACACTTAGCAATTAACATTTAATCCAGagcagtaagttaaaaaaaaagtgactacacaaatcaaaaatgtgcaaaacttgTAAAATATCAAAGAATTTAAGATAAGAACAGGTAAAATGGCAAGATTTTACAAAGATGTCCTAAACTTTCTGAAATAAGAACATAGTGGCCTAAAATTCTATGAACCAAAAACATTAAggtttaaagctgaaaaaatattGGGGAAAAAAGTTAATAAGAAAAATCAGTCATGCAGTGCAATGAAAGAAGGGAGAAACAAGACTTTTATCCCTCCTGATACATCAAGAAACAACCCCcagctgagcacttgttgattTCACTTaagtccaaaataaaaatatatcaattATGCTTTATGGCCACTCATTTTAGCAACATAGTCACCATAACCCAGATGGCTGAATAGAGGTGCACAAAAAATAACTATTGAATTACTGGCATATAATATAAAACTGAACTTGTAAACATTAAAACTTGTGCATTATAATAGAACATGTTAGATATATTAACTATATTActgcaggggtctcaaactgtAACTTCTGAGGAGCCACTATAATCTCACTTTATAACATTAGataactaaactgtcagatttaaattaagtttttccttctttttttggaTTGAGTATGGCTAATGAAATTATAGAAAAaatttataaatgtgtaaagatACTTTGATTTTTAACTTGGTATGCGCAGATGCTGAATGAGGCAATAGGAATTTTTATAAAAAGGCCTCCAGGCTGCCACTTTGACACCTCTGCAGAAGTGCATTAATCAAGTGTTTTCAAAACATATTGCCGTGTaataagaacacacacaaacaaattcaAGTCTCTAATTTTGTACCTCAAGTTGAATTCAATTAGTGTTTCACCAATAACTTTCTCAGGAATCAGTTTTGAAACATGTGATTCACATTGTAACAGTTCTGTTTTAGTGCACAACTCAAATACAATCTCTTGTACAAATCTGTGGGTCCAGATCCAGTGTTTGTGAATTAAAGTATTAGATAATGTCCATGACCCATACATTGGATTCCAACACTCTGTTCATCTCAGAACTAAAATCAGGATAGCTGTCATAATTTATTGACAGCTCCAGTACACATCCACATGTGTGTGCCACAGGTCGCCTCTGGAAACCTTCAAGTTCGTTAAATGCAACAATGATGTTCTTTCCAAGATATAAGTCTGAACCTGTGCAAAACCTAAGGAACAAGAACAAATGTTGCTTTTCAACATTCTTCACATATGTAGTTAGGTATTTCTGAATAACCTTCTGATGGGTCGTCATTGTTTCAGGAAAAGTGAAACACCCGAGAACCTTTCTCACATTTGGTTGGAGGGCTTCATATACTGAAGACAGATCACAAAGGCTTTCACCTGCAGTGCTGAGTGTTTTCGCCCACTGTTCGATGACATAGGCAGGCTCTTGGACAAGTGTTTTGTGTGCAAGCTCCATTAGGACTTCGGTAGCATTGCAGGCTGTTGGCATCCTTCTGCAGCTCTGGTTATCAAGTATGTCTACAAGTTCTTCTTGGTCCACACTGCTAAAATCTGACTGCCACGCCTCTAACACTGTACGCTCAGATTCAGGCATGAACTTGAGAAAATTCTCCACAATATCACTCTTCACATATCCAAAGGCAGCTTGTTCCAGAATGGCAGGGGCAATTTTCACAGGGAGATATTTCTCTGTGGCCCATCCAAATACAATGATTCTGCCCACACTCTCCCACTCCTGCTGCCCAAAATCATGCCTTAAGAAGGGCACTTTGTAAGCAGTTCCAGTGGTGCACTGGTCATAGAATTCCTTCCAGAATTCTGAAAGACAGTCTCTTACAACTCCTCCATGATCATAAGCTTTTTCAGGTGTTCCATCAGGCAGTACAAGCTGGATTTTAATGTCAACATCTTCGAGATCATTAGCactaaaatgtgaaatgagcTCTGGCATTACCTGCCCTCTGTGAACGACTAGTACTCTTTTCATTCTCTCACTGGTTGGGCCAGGTTGTGGAGTTAAAACCAGGGTGTCGTCCAAATTTATTGACTCACTGTCAGAGACGGgtccaacaaaaacaatgtcacTGCTGTAAGAAGAGTTATCACTTACAGCCTGCATGGAAGAGAGTGAAAGGTTATTGTCTGTAGTGTCTACAGTTTGTGTCACATCAGGGCTGACTTGTTCAAAAGGAGCAAATGAAGAAACTGTAGCAACAGTAAAAGAAGAGGAGTTTTGGTCTTGAGAAGATGATTGCAAACCTGGGctgctttgggttttttttgtggtcagGTAAAACCTAAGGATATTTAGTTTTGTAACATTGTACATTTCTCCAACTGTTAATCCACCATCAACTGTCATCTCTTGATAATCCTTTAGATCACATTCAAAATCTGTTAAGGGCCCCCGAACATTTCCTCCATTTGGAAAGAACAGATCTTTTGCAACCTGTAATATGTCACTTTTCTTAGCGTCCTTGCAAATTACCATTTTTCTTGTCCCTCCTCCTCGTCTAGCTCTAACCTGCTTGAAAACATCAGCATCTTCATCATAATGCATCCATcctatttctatttttctctttgtcttcagAGCATTTCTTTTATGGGTTGGTTCTGAATGTTCTTGcgctgtgctgctgccatcttcagatgtttttcttttggacaaTTTGGTTTTCAGACGTTCAAACAGCGTCGACTTTCGGCTGTTGCCCTGCCGTCTGCAAAATCCAAATACTGCAAGGCGATCACCATATGATGGTAGATAAGTCTTCAGCTCCTCATCTGACATCAGATTTATAACACTGGCATCGATCTACAGAGGGAAAAAtaattcactttcacacacacacacacacacacacacacatatatatatttgaaaatacaattatatattgaatgaaaaaagtagtatttaaaagaaaaaaaaattagaattatGTACCTTCTCATTCTCCAGGGTTTGTATTATTTCCTCAGAGACTTCTCTTCGTCTCAAGAAGTCAGTCAGGTCTTCCATGCTGTAAACAATATGTACAAATGATCACTTATGAATCCACCATATGATCATCAAGTCTCGGTGTCTAGTGTACTTAATGTAGTTGAGAAGCTTGTAATATAACTTCCTGGGTAATATACCTTCCCTGCAATTAAACACtaatcagtggttctcaaattgtGGGGCGAAAtgtcatgacaggtgggatgcgaatgacctgggagaaaagtcatgcggaACATACGTTGAACAtctgatttattttcacagcGGAACGAGGAAACGTTAGCAGCTACGTTAGCACGGCGACTAGCCAAGCCAAGCTGTGCACATAGTGCCGTCATGCCGCCACTTCAACATCGACCCCCAGACCGATCTTAGCGTGTggtgttaaaatatttcatataagtGAGGCATAACGGAAAAAATCTGCACTGATTACATACCTTTTAGATAGTTACCACTCGTTAGACTACATCTCTACCTGAAAACCCTGGCGACAATGCAGCACAGTCTCTACCCGAGTGCGGCTGTGCCCTGTGCTTccggtaacaaggaaatgacgttCCTGCATCCGTTCCtgcatcctgattggctgtgctaactcgaaatttcaagttaatatCGCCATctgtaactcgaaatttcgagttaataacttgaaatttcgagttattttctcgaaattttgagttaataactcgaaattttgagttattaactcgaaatttcgagttattttctcgaaatttcgagttaataactcaaaattttgcgttacggatggcgattttttttttttagtggcggaaacGAGCTTCCATAAATATACCTCAGTTCTCTCCAGCATAAAAAAGTTACTTTGTGAATGTCCGGCGTGCCGCGGTCATATAATCCATCACACCCAGTCACGGTCACGCCAGGGGAGGTTAGCTTTGCTTTAATGGACGAGCCGGACAAAAAGCAAATTATCCACTTACACAGACATCCGTGGTTGGCGATCGGGAAATCGACTGAATCCAATCCAAACCTCGGCCGGTGTGCTCGAGAAGAGGTCCAAGGAACAATGTTCGGGCGCCAATTTGTAACGAGGGCTAACTGCGGGTGGAGAGTCTAGCGAGATTAGCTAGGGTTAGCACTAGCCATGCCTGGGTAACTCATAAACATAACCGACAAGATTCCGAATACAGTGCCTTTATTTGGCAGAACTTACGACCATCAAACGCCAGGTCTCCACGGTTCTACATAGCCAGATCATACATGACGATAGGCACAGAGAGTCCCGCGATCAGCTTGTCACAATGTAGAGCTCGCGCTCCAAGATGTCGGCTGGGTGGGCATCAGCGGCGTTCTGCAGTGGTTctcagtccaacacacacaacaaggaAGAAACACCACCTTGTGGCATCATTCAACCTTGCAACATATCCCATCCCTgttgctctggctgttacaaGTTCAAACTTAACAGTAAAAATTCTCAGAGTTTTGGTTCATTTCTCGTCACCAGAAACTAGAGCTGAATATATTAACCTCtagtctcttcctgtctctgtgctcgtattttaaaaacagcacctggagaaacagctcacGCGCCGCACGCACGAGATAAATGTCGACACACAAAATTAGTGACAGTTTCTCACCTACAATAAAGTCACAATAAAGCTGTCAGTAAACCAAGAACCAACCTTTAATCGACGTTTAATGAAATCCGCAGATTctcacagagaaaacacaccGCGTTACTCCGGCGGAGTGTGATGGGGCTCAGGTGTGTTAAACCTGCGTACCTTTAAAGAACAGGTGATTTCCTGGAACTGTGGCTGAGACCAAACGCTTTTACAGATACACAcgaagcttttatttatttatttatttttttaaattcagccctctgtaggttttcatttccatcaaatgatgtgacaTCCTTTCATTCTTCACACACTATACCCAGTAAATATGAATATAGACATCCAGGATGATGTTTTTCCTTGTTGACTgctttcctttgtgtgtgtctgtgctcttTGCCTTGCTTGACTGCATGACTGTGTGGATGGATTATTGAAACATGGAACAGTGCTTGGTGACTGGACTGTTTGTTGGTCTGGTTAAGCATTCACtaattttatgtacaataatATAATTCCAGTGTGGTCTTACTAAGGCGTGTAACCAGACACATGCTGGGTTAGCTGGTGAGTCTGacctggctgtaggtgtgagtgtgagtgtgtactGACTTTATATCAATTCATTCGTTAAGAGGCTCAGTTAGGGAGTGCTGTGGTGTTAATTCACTGTAGGGAGCCTGTTATAAGCTACAGCCAACTATTATATTATTGTGTTACTTACTCTCATAGTGTAAACCAGCTGACTTCATAGTCCAGATCATTCCGATCAGGAATTTGACTAAATCCCGAGGGAGTGGCAGGGAGACGCTCTTCCGGAAGCAGGTTACGCAACCTGCTCCGTTTATCTGATCTTGGCATGATGACCACAAGAGAATAAGCTAACAAATATTTATAGCCTATTGACACAATTACCCCAAACTGATCTAGTTTTATAGAGGTTAAAAATCTACAttaattaccccccccccccccccccccccccccccctcactgaCAGAACACAAAGCTGCTCTTCAGCTTCTTCCTCTCTCGGGATCGttctctgtttttcctttgGGTTCTTATCGCGTCGAAAACGGAAAGTGTCACTTCCTGAGAAAATCACCCTGCCGTGCGCATTTTCAGAAGAACTTAAAATAGGTTGTCAGTCGAGTTGTGCGCTGTTTGCGCACTGCCCTCTGTGCCCAACACGTTAAACAGATACTAATGGTGCAGATATTAAGGATTTAGTTGTTATTCTTCATGACATGCATTCAAACAGACTTACAGAATAATATAAAGTGACTTTTAGGTAagttcatgttgttttaatttgacCTTGTAGAAAAATAAGCAAATTTTTTCGTTGATTTATAATTTGTAAAATTCGAGACGGCAGGTAAAGCTCACACCTGTATGCAGGTGCATCAAGCTTCCTGACCTTTCGACGATGTTCTGGTTTCTTGTAGGCGTGGCCAAAGGATGCTGCAGGTGGGCTTCCTCTCTCCTCGTGTGCGTTGTTCGGTGCATGCAGTTAAATCTTTGCATATTCATTTGTAAGTCAAACATTCAAGTATTAGTTTTACCCGCCTCCTCCACAAATTTTAAACGTTATCaggtaatgttaaaaaaaaaaatgaaaaaaaaagaaaactgcaagaataaatgtttcaaagttaattattttccacagtttttcTTCATTGTGCTTTCAGTAAAGTTATGATAACTCAGACGGTTATTTAAGAGAAAGGACAGAATGAGACAGGCGAGCATCACTGAGGACAGAGTAAGCATGATTCAGAGCACCAGTGGGAGCACAAGTGGACTTTTCTGGTTAATACACACACTAAAAAAAGCTGTTGTCCATTTTTTGTGTGACAGATTTGgagattttgttttcttgtgtgtaGAGATTAGAACAGAAACGCGTCTGTACTGAGCACGATACTGAGTGTCACACGTCAGGCTTGCTTTCTTATTATAGGCACTTTAGTGgttttaattcatatttatatGCTTGTAACACATTTCTGTGTAttcacatacaaacacatttttttaccTGCTACTTCATTAATTTACTGTGTAAATctctaataaaaatgaatgtgagTTTCCGTGCTGCTATCCTCATATGCAGACTCCACTGTGGCGTCGTGCTGCACAGATCACAGATCATGTACAGCAACAAACttgtaaatgaattaaattcaattacttttaaacatttacacTTCTTACAAGACCAGACCACAGAGAAGcttaatatttcatttattaaaaataatgggTGTGCCATGGTGCTGACAGAGAGACATGTTACACACACCTGTGCAGGCTTGGACAGGTAAATGTATTAGATGATGAGGTCTGGGTTTTATTACCTCATTTAAGTGTCATCAGTTTCTATAAATCTGTATCAATAATACTAATGCTGTCATATTATACATGCTTGGTGTTGGATATAATACAGTTGTACAAAACTTTAAGTATTTGGTACAATTTCCCACATTTAGCCTTTGATTTATTTTCGGGGCTGAGGTCACATTTgaaactttgtgttttcagtctcGTCTGTGTCCACCACCTTCACTCTGCTGTGACTGTCAGCTGAGAAGTGATCAAATCCAGAGGGGAACAGTGGACAGACTCACAaatatcacaaaaacaaaaatctgctgTCTGTTTACTCTCAGCCTCAAATACGCTGATGGATCTATTTTTAGATCCACAGAGGAACAGCAGCGGTGCAGTGTTGACATCACACATCACTGAGAtcagctgctcctcctctttctgtgtgcagtgttaattcgaTCACTCGCAGTGGATACACATGTTTAAACAGGCTGAAAAAAGACATCACAAACATTCAACACCATCAAATGAGCAACAACTGATTCACAATGTTGGATAAAATAACATTAAGAAAACATGTCTGTAAATCATTCGGCGTCACTGGAATAGTATTATGTGTGTGCTGACAGTGTTATCCTGGCATAATCATCTGTTAATGAGCCCCAAATCTACCAAGTCACTGGTGATTGATCCACTAATATGCTTTTAGACATGAATTAAGTTTTGAGTTATGTGTGCTGATGACataaattcttgtttttttaatgtcttacCTTCATCTCAAGTTTATGTGCTGCTACATCTCAGTGGTGCAGCTAGGTTGTGTTGCTAACTTCAGAGGTTTGTATCATCATTTCATAAGTTTAAAACTGGAGATCCTGAATGTTTCATCAGCttctaaaacaaaaacctgaataCTGAGACAGCCATAGGACCATCAAACACTTATTAGAGTCTATCAGCTCTGTGTGTCTTTAAGCAGGGCGTCCTTTAAAAGTCATCAAATCACTGATTTATGAACATTTGTatttcacatacacacagacccACATCACAGAGTTTCCTTTGAACATTATGGGAGATAATGGCTGCAGTTACGTTACATGTGGTTTTTCTGAGACTAGTTCACCTGGATTCCAGTAAGATTAGAGCTGTAACATGTACCTGTGACGTGCGTTCTGATGCAGTTTATTTACCATCTTTGTGACCACATGTCAGTGGTCTGAACAGAGACAAGCACCAAACCAACTGAAGCCCTCTGCCTCACAGCTGACCTGCAGTCAGTTACAGGAAGACACAGTTTGTTTCTATCAACCTGCAACAGGACTGATAAAATCAATGTTTTcaattatcattttattttatttgtgaaaaggAGCTGCCCCCTATCTGTGCAGCACGGTACTTCCTGCCTCCCCCTGCTTAttttcactgtgcatttatgaccgatcacaaagaataaacatgtcaaacacattcattcagtgtattagacagactgtggaacatcagcgtGTGCAGCACATGTGgaatcaaacatgtatattaGTGATATAAAGAGAGACGGCAATGGGCATGCGCCAACCGCCTGCgtcatttattgtatgtgacacagcgcccccagaggtgagccacagcactgcactgcccAACCCTGCAattcttccatgtgtttgaacaggcgaTGAGTAAATTCTGagattttgaccattaaagtgttgaaatcaTTCATAAAACAGTTTCATAGCACAGTAAAgaggtcaaatgtattttctgatcattgttagtattttacttgtcatgatGACAGGGAGGCACTGTCTCACCTGCCTGCACGTCACTGCAGACACCTGAACACCTGTTCACATGTCAACAAATGACTACAACAgaagactgtgacaaactgACTGTGAGCCAACCTACAAGCAGGACTCACAGAAGAAACATGAAGCACACTGGATCATGACAGGGACACATTTATGAAGAACATGGAGCAGCAGACTCTTTCAATCCTATCACTAAAGCTGATCTCCTGACACTTTAAATGATGCCATATGTTTTGAAATCAAACTTATATGCAAAAGAAATCATATCTCTGTAATAAGATATCTTTATTCACCATCCAAAGGcactgaatgaaatgaaaacatgttacTAAAGTATTGGGTTTGTGGGTTGTGCTGAGTGACCCTCTGACGTGTGACGGTGCAGAAAGAGGAATAAAGAGGTTTTTACTGGCTGTGAAACTGCTGCTGAGCTCAGTGACGTCTGAAGGATCtcgaggaggagacacaaacttTAGATCTGAGATCGTGCGGACCTTGTTGTTTGTTCAGACCTGCATCTGCAATATCTGAGCTTTTATTGGACTTCCTTGTATAAAAGTAGCTGGAATGACTCATAAGGATGTGCAGTGAAGGTATCAGGTCACCTCAGTGTGTAGTTTGATGTTGGGCAGCCACACAGTTTATTTACTGTCTCTCTGACCTCAGAGCCAGAAAAGGAACAACAAAACCACCTGCAGCTCACTTCCTctcagctgagct
It contains:
- the LOC115796799 gene encoding uncharacterized protein LOC115796799; amino-acid sequence: MNEQIAKYFQRGFTNDEILALLAESHGIIISKRTLERILHKNRLWRRKNKTEVEEVAAFIQAQLENSGQSHGYRWMHQKCWMNGIVTDRETVRLLLRLLDGEGVDLRSRRRLRRRVYHSRGPNYVWHIDGYDKLKPFGIAISGCIDGFSRSVIWLEAYKTNNDPRVIAGYYMDAVIQHGGCPDRVRLDLGTENVHVAQMQRFLHFSDSDSETDHVTFGASTGNQRVERWWLILRSQCVQYWIDLFDKLREDGHFSDSFLDKSLVQFCFLHIIQEELNEVALAWNDHRIRPVHNSRSPHGRPSFMYALPDIYGARDCLQHVNMEKVEACLEECVFKDFPCDEDVFHLCVELMAEHALGFTNDVFDTVDLYVQLRQLMLAQLETLP
- the LOC115796798 gene encoding uncharacterized protein LOC115796798 isoform X1, whose translation is MEDLTDFLRRREVSEEIIQTLENEKIDASVINLMSDEELKTYLPSYGDRLAVFGFCRRQGNSRKSTLFERLKTKLSKRKTSEDGSSTAQEHSEPTHKRNALKTKRKIEIGWMHYDEDADVFKQVRARRGGGTRKMVICKDAKKSDILQVAKDLFFPNGGNVRGPLTDFECDLKDYQEMTVDGGLTVGEMYNVTKLNILRFYLTTKKTQSSPGLQSSSQDQNSSSFTVATVSSFAPFEQVSPDVTQTVDTTDNNLSLSSMQAVSDNSSYSSDIVFVGPVSDSESINLDDTLVLTPQPGPTSERMKRVLVVHRGQVMPELISHFSANDLEDVDIKIQLVLPDGTPEKAYDHGGVVRDCLSEFWKEFYDQCTTGTAYKVPFLRHDFGQQEWESVGRIIVFGWATEKYLPVKIAPAILEQAAFGYVKSDIVENFLKFMPESERTVLEAWQSDFSSVDQEELVDILDNQSCRRMPTACNATEVLMELAHKTLVQEPAYVIEQWAKTLSTAGESLCDLSSVYEALQPNVRKVLGCFTFPETMTTHQKVIQKYLTTYVKNVEKQHLFLFLRFCTGSDLYLGKNIIVAFNELEGFQRRPVAHTCGCVLELSINYDSYPDFSSEMNRVLESNVWVMDII
- the LOC115796798 gene encoding uncharacterized protein LOC115796798 isoform X2, producing the protein MSDEELKTYLPSYGDRLAVFGFCRRQGNSRKSTLFERLKTKLSKRKTSEDGSSTAQEHSEPTHKRNALKTKRKIEIGWMHYDEDADVFKQVRARRGGGTRKMVICKDAKKSDILQVAKDLFFPNGGNVRGPLTDFECDLKDYQEMTVDGGLTVGEMYNVTKLNILRFYLTTKKTQSSPGLQSSSQDQNSSSFTVATVSSFAPFEQVSPDVTQTVDTTDNNLSLSSMQAVSDNSSYSSDIVFVGPVSDSESINLDDTLVLTPQPGPTSERMKRVLVVHRGQVMPELISHFSANDLEDVDIKIQLVLPDGTPEKAYDHGGVVRDCLSEFWKEFYDQCTTGTAYKVPFLRHDFGQQEWESVGRIIVFGWATEKYLPVKIAPAILEQAAFGYVKSDIVENFLKFMPESERTVLEAWQSDFSSVDQEELVDILDNQSCRRMPTACNATEVLMELAHKTLVQEPAYVIEQWAKTLSTAGESLCDLSSVYEALQPNVRKVLGCFTFPETMTTHQKVIQKYLTTYVKNVEKQHLFLFLRFCTGSDLYLGKNIIVAFNELEGFQRRPVAHTCGCVLELSINYDSYPDFSSEMNRVLESNVWVMDII